CCTTTAGTACTTTTTAGTATAGGTGGATTTTTAATGGGTACTCTTCTTATTATGTCCTTTTTACAATTGACTGAGGATGATAGCAGGTACAGATAAGAGTGTTCCTATTTATCATATCACcaattcaaatatatatatatatatatatatatatatatatatatatatatatttatatatttatatatctataaatctattgtatatttgttattttttttccctttgTAGCATTAAGCAATCGAGAGGTTACAGAGCAGGAACAAAATTTCTCTTACAAGCTACATCCATGGgtagataaaaaaaaaaaaaaaaaaaaaaaaaaaaaaaaaaaaaaaaaatattaattaatttattttaatatttttttttttttattttttaattctttatatttttttttNNNNNNNNNNNNNNNNNNNNNNNNNNNNNNNNNNNNNNNNNNNNNNNNNNNNNNNNNNNNNNNNNNNNNNNNNNNNNNNNNNNNNNNNNNNNNNNNNNNNNNNNNNNNNNNNNNNNNNNNNNNNNNNNNNNNNNNNNNNNNNNNNNNNNNNNNNNNNNNNNNNNNNNNNNNNNNNNNNNNNNNNNNNNNNNNNNNNNNNNNNNNNNNNNNNNNNNNNNNNNNNNNNNNNNNNNNNNNNNNNNNNNNNNNNNNNNNNNNNNNNNNNNNNNNNNNNNNNNNNNNNNNNNNNNNNNNNNNNNNNNNNNNNNNNNNNNNNNNNNNNNNNNNNNNNNNNNNNNNNNNNNNNNNNNNNNNNNNNNNNNNNNNNNNNNNNNNNNNNNNNNNNNNNNNNNNNNNNNNNaaaaaaaaaaaaaaaaagaaaggaaaatcatacatacatacatatatatatatatatatatatatgtgcacatgttcatattattttatttttttttttcgttttAGGAACTGTATCATGGAGTTTGTCCCTTATATGTTTGATGGCCTCTTCGTACTATTTTGATGACCCTTGGATGGAAGAGAAGATAGGTGCAGGTTCTTCATggattttatattttagtTCAAGATTGATTGATgcattttgtttatttttatatggaTCAGGATGTTTCTTTTTAGAAGTATATCATTCCGAAGGTGCAGGAGAAGCATGGGGATGGTTATGTGGAATGTGTTTTATAGCAACATCTTTTGTAGAAGTGTTAGCTTtaacattatttaataCACCTTTGTTTAGTTCCTTAGATTGGTTCtattgtttatttttaggATTAAGTCTTTTTTTTAGTGTTATTTGGggattattatttgaacCAATAAGTCATAGATATGATGTAAAATTAACACAAAGTGCTATGAgaaatgaatattataaatcAAGAAACGCCATGGCTTATTATGGACCAGCCGTGGTTACTGCAAATGGTGAGCTTGATATTGAAGCTTCTACCGAAAATATTGCAGCATGTAAACAATGTTAAAAAGGGGATGCGaattagaaaaataaataaataaataaataaataaatatatatatatatatatatatatatatatatatatatatatgtatgtatataccTACAAATTAACAAATTCGAAGAatacaaaagaaaaaatttatttacCAATATGAATAGCTTTTTTGGACATGgggaaatatatatcatatgaAAAGATTTATTGAACAATTAAAaattccaaaaaaaaaaatctatatatatatttatctatatatatataatataattttctcAAGTGTATTAGtcattaatataaatatataaaatatatctatgCCTTTTAATAgtacatataaaatgtatacatatatatatatatatatatatatatatatatatatttatatatatatttatatgtgaTAAACTTATCCTCTAtatatcttcttttttttcttttttttttttttttgtgtgtGCGTAACTTTTAGCCATATTNNNNNNNNNNNNNNNNNNNNNNNNNNNNNNNNNNNNNNNNNNNNNNNNNNNNNNNNNNNNNNNNNNNNNNNNNNNNNNNNNNNNNNNNNNNNNNNNNNNNNNNNNNNNNNNNNNNNNNNNNNNNNNNNNNNNNNNNNNNNNNNNNNNNNNNNNNNNNNNNNNNNNNNNNNNNNNNNNNNNNNNNNNNNNNNNNNNNNNNNNNNNNNNNNNNNNNNNNNNNNNNNNNNNNNNNNNNNNNNNNNNNNNNNNNNNNNNNNNNNNNNNNNNNNNNNNNNNNNNNNNNNNNNNNNNNNNNNNNNNNNNNNNNNNNNNNNNNNNNNNNNNNNNNNNNNNNNNNNNNNNNNNNNNNNNNNNNNNNNNNNNNNNNNNNNNNNNNNNNNNNNNNNttatatatatatttatatgtgaTAAACTTATCCTctatatatctttttttttttcttttttttttttttttgtgtgtGCGTAACTTTTAGccatatttatattttttctttttttttcttttctttcttccatctttttttttttttttttttttttctttgtaatttttctattaacttttt
The genomic region above belongs to Plasmodium reichenowi strain SY57 chromosome 13, whole genome shotgun sequence and contains:
- a CDS encoding glideosome associated protein with multiple membrane spans 1, with amino-acid sequence MFFTYVVRPGEAPEGRGPQFEPFWDFFMNFNLRVGFLIQFISYILLVGAITIIGKNPLGILNFLRALPGSVGTAPMPLVLFSIGGFLMGTLLIMSFLQLTEDDSSIKQSRGYRAGTKFLLQATSMGTVSWSLSLICLMASSYYFDDPWMEEKIGAGSSWILYFSSRLIDAFCLFLYGSGCFFLEVYHSEGAGEAWGWLCGMCFIATSFVEVLALTLFNTPLFSSLDWFYCLFLGLSLFFSVIWGLLFEPISHRYDVKLTQSAMRNEYYKSRNAMAYYGPAVVTANGELDIEASTENIAACKQC